The Clostridium beijerinckii genomic sequence GGCAGAGGATTTAGAAAATGCCAAAAGGGAATTAAATGCCGTTATTGAAGAAATGACTAATGAAATGAAAAGTTTATTTAAAGAAAACTTCAAAATATTGAATTATAATTTTGATAAAACTTTTAAAGATTTGTTTAAAGGTGGAAGCGCTGAGCTTATTTTAGGTGAAGGTGATGAGCTTACAGCCAATATTGACATAAATGTAGAGCCGCCAGGAAAAAAACTTCAAAATATTAATCTGATGTCTGGTGGAGAGAAGGTTCTATCTGCAATAGCCTTACTTTTTGCAATTTTAAAGATGAAACCAACGCCTTTCTGTATATTGGATGAAATAGAAGCGGCTTTAGATGATGCAAATGTATATAGGTATGCAGAGTTCCTAAAAATGTTTTCTAAAAATACTCAATTTATAATTATAACTCATAGAAAGGGAACTATGGAGGTAAGTGATATTATATATGGAGTAACAATGGAAGAAAAAGGTGTATCAAAGGTAGTTTCAGTAGACTTTTCCGATAGCTAGCATCCGTAAACCTCCTACTTTTAGTAAGAGGTAACGGCTGCAAGCTTCTGGATTAGTTAGACTAAGATTTAAGATGAGATGACTTATCTTAAATCAAGTTTCACTTGAGCAGAAAATTTTAATTAGGAGGAAATGAATTTGTTTGGAAATTTATTTAATAAACTAAAAGAGGGATTAGCAAAGACAAGAGATGGATTGACCGATAAGATAAATGAGGCCTTAAATTTGGCAGTAACTATAGATGAGGATTTATATGAGGAATTAGAAGAAATATTAATCATGTCTGATATCGGTATGGACACAACAGTAGATATTATAGAAAGATTAAGGGGGAAAATCAGAAAAGAAAAAATAAACGATCCTCAAGAAGTAAAACCGGCATTAAAGGAAGTGATTAGAGATATATTACTTGAAGGTACATATGAAGATGACGAAAAAGAAAAGAAAGTAATGCTTATAATTGGGGTAAATGGTGTTGGTAAAACTACATCTATAGGAAAACTTGCAGCAAAGAATAAACAAGAAGGAAAAAAAGTATTACTGGCTGCAGCTGATACATTTAGAGCTGCTGCTATTGATCAGCTTGAAGTGTGGAGCTCTAGAGCCGAAGTTGATATAGTTAAACATCAGGAAGGATCGGATCCGGCTGCGGTTGTTTTCGATGCAATAGAAGCGTCAAAGGCTAGAAATGTTGATCTATTAATATGTGATACGGCTGGAAGGCTTCATAATAAGAAGAACTTAATGAATGAGCTTGAAAAGATAAACAGAATAATTGACAGGGAATTGCAAGGCTATAGAAAAGAAACGTTACTAGTTTTAGATGCAACAACAGGTCAAAATGCTGTTATTCAAGCAAAGCAGTTCATGGAAGCTTGTCCGATAGATGGAATAATATTAACTAAATTAGATGGAACAGCAAAAGGTGGTGTTGTTTTATCTATAAAGCAAGGCTTAAATATTCCTGTTAGATACATAGGAGTTGGAGAAGGCATTGATGATCTTCAAAAATTTGATGCAGAAGGATTTGCTGAAGCATTAATATAGGGTTAGCTAAGAAATAATAGGCCAGTATGTTTGGCCTATTATTTCTTTCATGTGCCTTAAAAATATTTCTAGAAAAATATATAAAAATTAAACTATGTTTAAATATTTATATGAAAATATATTTCTATAAACACATTTTTAAAGGTACATAGATTTATATAAAAATAGTTTCAAAGATTCATATTTTTAAATATACATATGAAAATATGTAAATATTTATTGGAAACATCAGGGGTTCAAGGTTTTTGATTATGAATATACAAAATATAAATATATATATATTGCGATTCACAATGCACATTTCACAATTCATAATTATAGCTAAAATTCGTGTAATATTTTTAAAACCTGAATTATTCATAAAATTATATGAAACATGCTTTGCATGGCTCGTTAAGCTGTTCTTAACAAATTCAAAACTTCACTTATTAAGTGAAAAAATATAGAAAAATAGACTCAAATTTGTTATGGTTAATTTGCGAAAAAAAACAATTAACAAAGGAGAGTCTATATGGGTAGTTTATTAGAAAAATCTTTGAATTTCAAGAGAAATGTAAAAATTAATTTTGATGGTGGAAATTTAACATCAGATTCTGGTCTTATTTTATATAGTGAATTTGATGAAAGAATAGGTTTTTCAAGAACTGTAAAAGATGTTTTTTATGTTAATGATGGAATTAATCATAGAGAACATACAAACGAAGAGATATTACTACAAAAAGTTTATCAAAGAATAGCTGGCTATACAACCGACGATAATTCAGATGAATTAAGATATGATCCAGCGCTTACTACAATTTTAGATAAAAATGCACTAGCTTCACAGCCTACAATTTCACGTTTTAATAACAATCTCGATAAAGAAAACTTAAGACAATTTAATAAAATAAATGAGTTGGTTTTGGATAAAGTATACTCAATTGATATGCCAAATCAAATAATTTTGGATATTGATTCTACTAATTTTGAAACTTATGGTAATCAATATGGTTCAGCATACAATTCACATTATTCAGCAAATGGATATCATCCACTATTAGTTTTTGATGGACTAACAGGTGATTTATTAAAGGCAGAGTTGCGTTCTGGAAATGTTTATACATCAAGAAAAACAGTGGCTTTTATTGGTCCATTATTAAAAAGGTATTCAAATAAATATATTTGTACAGACCTATACATTCGTGGCGATAGCGGTTTTGCTATACCTATGGACTTTATGAAATTGCAGAAGAACATGATGCTAAATATGCAATAAGATTAAAAGCAAATGCAACATTGTATAAGTATTCTGAAGAATTTACTACAAGAATGGAGATATTATGCAAAAGAAATATCTATGACCATTATACTATATATGGTGAATTTGTATATAAAGCAAAGAAATGGACTAAAGAACGTAGAGTTGTTGTGAAATTAGAAAAGAAAGAAGGTCAAATGTGTATAGATTATACTTTTGTTGTGACTAACATGACCAGCCATCCAGAAGCTGTAATAAAATTTTATTGTAATAGAGGAACAATGGAGAATTTTATTAAAGAAGGCAAAAACGGCTTCGCTTTCGATAAAATGAGTAGTTCATCTTTTATCGCAAATGCTAATAAGCTTCAAGAGATGGTTTTAGCATACAATTTAAACAATTGGATTAGAAGATTATGTTTTACAAATTCAATGAAATCTCTAAGAATAGAAACAATACGAATGAAAATAATTAAAGTAGCTGGTAAACTTGTAAAGAGTAGTAGATACTTAAAATTCAAACTCTGTAGTTCATGTGCTTATCAAAATGAGTTTTGGCATATTTTAAAAAATATCAATTCACTGCCGTTATTAAATTGATTCAGATTACAATTTAATATGTAAGATATGGTTAAAACCTAAAGTCCGTAGCGAAGCTGTACGTATATTTAGAAAAATAATTAAAAATTAAGAAAAGAAATAGCTAATAGCATGAAAAACTAACTTTCTTATGTTATTAACTATATCTATGAATAATTCAGGTTAAAATTATGATGAAGAATTATTTTTGCAACGTATATAATTTAAAAGTCATTAATTGCATTAAGAAATTTGATATATAGAGCCCAGGGATAAAAAATAAAAGTGTTAAGTAAAAATACTTGACACTTTGAAATAATCCTGTTAAAATCTCTTTTGTGGGTAAGGTGATTAAATGGAAGATAGAGTTGAGATTTCGTTACTTATGGATTTTTATGGTCCGTTATTAACAGAAAAGCAAAGTGAAATTATGCAGTGGTATTATAATGATGATTTATCGTTAGCTGAAATAGCTGAGCTTAATCAAACGAGTCGTCAGGCTATTCATGATTTAATCAAAAGATGTTATAAACAACTTCTCTCCTATGAACGTAAACTTAACTTACTTCAAAAGAGTATAAATAGAAAAAAGGAAATTATGAATTTTTTAGAACACTTAAAAAATAAATATTCCATTGATGATGAGGATATTATAAAATATAAAGAAAAGCTAGAAAATTTATAAGGAGGAGTAAACATGGCTTTCGAAGGATTAGGTGAAAAATTACAGGAGACTTTTAGAAAATTAAAAGGTAAAGGAAAGTTGACTGAAAAAGATATAAAAGAAGCCATGAGAGAAGTAAAGCTTGCCTTACTAGAAGCAGATGTTAACTATAAAGTTGTTAAACAATTTATTTCTTCTGTTAGTTCTAAATGTGTTGGAAGTGAAGTTCTTGAAAGTCTAACACCAGGACAACATGTAATAAAGATAGTTAATGAAGAACTTACTAATCTTATGGGTGGAACTGAAAGTAAACTTAATTATAGTAGTTCAGGACTTACAGTTATAATGTTAGTTGGATTACAAGGAGCAGGTAAAACTACTATGTGTGGTAAACTTGCGCTAAACCTTAGAAAAAATAATAAAAAGCCATTATTAGTAGCTTGCGATATTTATAGACCAGCAGCTATAAAGCAATTAGAAGTTGTAGGAAAACAAATCGAAATTCCAGTATTTTCGATGGGAGATAAAGTAAGCCCTGTTGAAATTGCAAAGAATGCAATCACTCATGCAAAAGATAATGGAAATAATGTAGTTATCATAGATACTGCAGGTAGACTTCACATTGATGAAGAATTAATGCAGGAACTAAAAAATATAAAAGATAATGTAAACCCATCAGAAATATTATTAGTTGTTGATGCTATGACAGGTCAAGATGCTGTTAATGTTGCAGAAAACTTTAATAATGATTTAGATTTAAGTGGAGTTATTTTAACAAAACTAGATGGTGATACTAGAGGTGGAGCTGCACTGTCAATTAAGACTATAATTGATAAGCCAATCAAATATGCCGGTGTTGGCGAAAAAATGAATGATTTTGAAGTGTTCCATCCTGATAGAATGGCATCAAGAATTTTAGGAATGGGTGATGTATTATCGCTTATTGAAAAAGCTCAGGAAGCCATTGATGAAAAGGAAGCAGCTGATTTAGGTAAGAGAATGTTAAATCAAGAATTTAACTTTGAGGATTATCTAATGGCAATGGAACAGATGAAAAAACTTGGACCTTTAAATAAGATTATGGAAATGATACCTGGCTTAAATTCAAAGGAACTTCAAGGAGTTGACTTTGATAAGGGGACTGAGGCTCTTGATAAGACTAAGGCGATTATTCAATCAATGACATTAAAAGAAAGAAGAAATCCAAGTCTTATACTAAAATCGCCATCAAGAAAAAGCAGAATAGCTAAAGGATCAGGTACTAATATACAAGAAGTTAACAAACTCATGAAGGGCTATGAAATGATGAAAAAGAACATGAAGCAAATGAAGTCATTCCAGAAGCAGGCAAAGAAAGGCGGCCTATTTGGCAAGTTACCTTTCTAAGCATTAGAGTTAAAATATATATTTATTATCCTTTAAAGGAGGTGAAATTAAAATGGCAGTAAAAATCAGATTAAGAAGAATGGGTGCTAAGAAAGCTCCTTTCTATAGAATAATTGTTGCAGATTCAAGAGCACCAAGAGATGGTAAGTTCATCGATGAAATTGGATACTATAATCCATTAACTGAACCAGTTGAAGTTAAAATCAACGAAGAAAAAGCTAATGAATGGTTATCTAATGGAGCACAACCAACAGAAGTAGTTAAGAGACTTTTCAATAATGCAGGTCTTACTAAGTAATTTTTGGAGGTGAATTCTGCAGTTAGTACATACTAATTGTAGGCGTTTATGAAGGAATTAGTTGAATTTATGGCTAAATCCCTTGTTGATAACCCAGATGCAGTTACTGTTAATGAGGTAGATGGAGAACAATCCATAATACTTGAATTAAAAGTTGCACCAGAAGATATGGGTAAGATTATAGGTAAGCAAGGAAGAATTGCGAAAGCTATAAGAACAGTTATAAAAGCTGCAGCAGTTAAACAGAATAAACGAGTTATAGTAGAAATCATCTAAAAATTGAGAGTTAGGGAAACCTAACTCTTTTTAAATATACACATTAGAAAAAAGCGCGTAAGCGCAATTGAGAACATTTCGCCTATAAAAAAAGCGCGTTAGCGCAACCAAGATCATTTGCTGTAAAAGATGCGCGTAAGCGCAATTGAGAACATTTCTCTTATAAAAAAAGTGTGTAAACGCAACTAAGATAATTTAACTGTAAAAAAGATGCGTTAGCGCAACCGCGAACATTTTGTCTATAAAAATGCGCGTCAGCACAATTAAGATTAATTCGTATATGAAAAAGCACACGTATATGAGAAGAGTGCGATTAACAATTCGGAACTTGTTAAGTGAAACTAAGATCATATAGGCAATTTAATATCTTTAACAATGAGTTCAAAGAAAAAAGTATATAATAATTTATATAGGGCATAATCAAAAAAATAATGGATTTCAGTATAAGATACTATTAAAAATAACAACAAGTCAGTATGCTGGTCTATTTTTCGTCATACGCGTCTCTAAGTTATTTTATGCCATTATTCTTCTTATGCTTAAAATGAGGTGAAAAGAGTGGGAAATTTATTTAAAATTGGTCAGATTATAAATACACATGGAATTAAAGGCGAAGTTAAAGTCTATCCTCTAACAGAAGATGTGAATAAATTTAAACGTCTAGAAACTGTTTTAGTAGGTGGAGAGGAAAAGAAAATATTAGGAGTTAAATTTCAAAAAGATAGAGTGATACTAAAAATTGAAGGTATAGACTCTATGAATGATGCTGAAACTTATAAACAAAAATATATTGAAATACCACGCGAAAATGAGCCAGAACTTCCACCTGACACATATTATGTTTCTGATTTAAAAGAATGTACTATATATGATATTAATGAAAAAGAAATTGGAAGAATTTTCGATGTAATAAGCACTCCTAACAATGATGTATATTGGATTAAGGAACCTAAGGAACTATTAATACCAGTTCTTAGAGATATAGTTCTAGATATAGATATAAAATTGAAAAAAATCATTATTAAGCCAGTAGGTGAATGGCAAGATGAAGATTAGCATATTAACGTTATTTCCAGAAATGTTTTCTATTTTCGATCATAGTATAATAGGAAGAGCAAGAGAAAATAACATAGTGGATTTAGAAACGCTAAACATAAGAGATTATACATTAAACAAACATAAAAAAGTTGATGATTATCCTTATGGTGGCGGTGCTGGAATGGTTATGGCGCCTCAGCCCATAGTTGATACTATAAGGGATGCAAAGTTAAGTAATAAAGGGAAGGTTGTTTTCTTAGGGCCGAGAGGAAAAACCTTTAACCAAGAGATTGCTAAAGAGCTTTCTAAGGAAGAAGGGCTTATATTTTTATGTGGACATTATGAAGGAATAGATGAAAGAGTTTATAAGCATATAGATATGGAGATTTCACTTGGAGATTTTGTGTTGACTGGTGGAGAGATGGCTGCAATTCCGGTCATTGATTGTATATTAAGATTAATTCCAGGTGTTTTGGGAAAAGAAGAGAGCTTTATGGAAGAGTCGTTTTATAATGGACTTTTAGAATATCCGCAATATACTAGACCAGAAGAGTTTGAAGGAGATAAAGTGCCTGAAATTCTGCTATCTGGGCATCATGAAAATATAAGAAAATGGAGAAGACTTAAGTCTCTTGAGGTAACAAAGAAGATTAGACCCGATTTATATAAGAAAATTACATTAACCAAAGAAGATATTAAAATATTAAAAAATAAAAATAATAAATAATTTTTGTTGAAATATAAAAAATTATGTGATAATATTAAATTTGTGCTAGTACGGGCGTTCCGCTGTCATACATATGTGTTAAGAACGTCAAATTATCGTTAAGGAGGGAATGCACAATGAACGAAATAATAAGAGCTATAGAAGCTGAACAAATCAGAACTGACTTACCTAAATTTGCTATCGGGGATACTATAAAGGTATACGTTAAGATTCAAGAAGGTAACAAAGAAAGAATTCAAATGTTCGAAGGTACTGTTATCAAAAAACAAAATGGTGGTTTAAGAGAAACTTTCACTGTAAGAAGAGTTGCTTACGGAACTGGAGTTGAAAGAACATTCCCAATGAATGCACCAATCATCGACAAAATTGAAATCGCTAGAAAAGGTAAAGTTAGAAGAGCTAAACTTTACTACTTAAGAGATAGAGTTGGTAAGTCTGCTAAAGTTAAAGAATTATTAACTAGATAGTATTTGAAAAGGGGACTGTTTCAGTCCTTTTTTTTATTATATGAGAAAATTAATATCAATATGTGATTAATGTACAGTGTACAATTAAGGATGGAAAATTCAAGGAATTTTCTGATAATAAAAGTCTAAGTGATTTTATTATAATTTGCTACAGGGTGCCTTAAATGGCGTGAAATGTGCATTGTGAACTGAAAAATAAATTTAAGGAGGAATTCATATGGCAATTAATTGGTTTCCGGGACATATGAAAAAAACCCAAAGAGAAATTAAAGAAAACTTGAAATTAGTAGATGCTGTAATTGAAATAAGAGATGCTAGAATTCCAAGGAGTTCTGCAAATCCTGATATTGAAAAATTGTTAGAGGGAAAACCAAGAATTATACTTTTAAATAAGAGTGATTTAACCGATGGCAAAGTTACAAAAGAGTGGATAAATTATTTAACCAAAGATGATGTTAAAGTATTAGAGGTTAATTGTTTAAAAGGTGATGGACTTAAGAATATAAAGCCTACACTACTAACATTATTGAAGGAAAAGCATGATAGATTAAAGGCAAAAGGTATGGTTAATATAACAATGAGAGTAATGGTTGTTGGAATACCTAATGTAGGAAAATCTACATTTATCAATAAAATGGCGAGAAATAATATAGCTAAAACAGGTGATAGGCCAGGAGTTACTAAGAGCAAACAATGGATTAAAACAGGAATTGGGATTGAGATGCTAGATACCCCAGGAGTGTTATGGCCTAGATTTGAAGATGATGAAACAGCTTTGAATTTAGCTTTTACTGGTGCTATAAAAGATGAAATAATGGATATAGAAGAATTAGCTTTGAAACTTGTTGAAAAATTACAAACTAATTATGAAGAGAAATTAAAAGAAAGATATAAACTTAAAGAAGTTTTTGAAAATCCATTAGATACACTAGATGCTATAGGCAAAAAAAGAGGTGCTTTAATTTCTGGAGGACAAATTGACTATAATAGAATAGCTGTTATACTACTTGACGAATTCAGGGGAGGAAAAATGGGCAATATCACATTGGAGCGCCCAATAGAAGAAAATGATACAGTTTAATGAAGATATAAGATCGCTATCATTTGCGGAAATTAAGGAAGAAATACATAAGTTATCTATAGTTGATTTATATAGAAATGGTGAACATACAAAAGTTATAAACTGGCTAGAAGAAGATAAAAGGAAAAATGTATTATCACTTAAGAAAAAGATTGAGAAAGATTTAGAATCATATTTAAATGAAGTTAAAAGAGTCAAAACAATGTATGAGTTTGATAAATCATTTGGAAGTTATCGATATATAGCTGGTGTAGATGAAGTTGGTAGAGGACCTCTTGCAGGTCCTATCGTAGCTTGTAGTGTTATTCTTGATTTAAATGTTTTAGAAAAAGATTTAATCTTATATATAAATGATTCAAAAAAAGTAAAAGAGCATAAAAGGGAAGAACTTTCTGAAATTATAAAAAAAAAGGCATTAAGTTATCAAATAGCAGTTTCTTCTAATAAAGAAATTGATGAAAAAGGAATAGCTTTTGCAAATAATAAAGTGTTTTTAGAAAGTTGTAATGCACTTAGCATAAAACCTGATTTAGTATTATCTGATGGCTATTTAATTAAGAACATTGGTATAGAGAATAAATCTGTCATAAAGGGTGATACAAAAAGTGCTAGTATTGCTGCGGCATCAATTGTGGCAAAAGTGTATAGAGATAGACTTATGAAAGAGTATGCTAAGAAATATCCACATTATGACTTTGAAAATAATGTCGGATATGGCACATCAAAACATATAGAAGGTCTAAAAAAATACGGAAAAAGCGACATTCATAGAAATAGCTTTTTAACAAAATTATTGTAATTAAGTTTTGGTCAAATGAAATTTATATGAATGGTATTTATGTGTTTAAGATAAAGAAGTTGATTTGAAGTCTATAAGAATATTAAAATAAATAATATTCTTATAGACTTTTTTATTTTATATGCTGTAGCAATAATCATACATTAAGGGGATACAAAAAGGGCTAGAAAAACTCAAGTGAGTTAAGTAATTAGTTGAGTCTAAAGGCATCTTTTATATGGTTTATTTTAAAATTTGTACTTTCTAAATTTAGATAAACTTCAATGACATCAAATCTAACATTAATATTAGGTAATCTTTTATAATTAATATAAGAATTAGCCACTTTTATTATAGATCTTTGTTTTGAAAAATTAACAGATTCTCTTGGCGATCCATAATTATTATTATATCTACTCTTAACTTCCACAATAATTAGTAAATTATTCTTTTTGCATATAATATCAATTTCGCCTAAAAAGTTTTTGAAATTACAATCTAAAATACTATAATCATTCTTTTCTAAATATTTCTTCGCTAAATCTTCGCTGAAATTACCTATATCTTTATTTATTTTTTTCACTATATCACTTCCAATTTTATTTACTGAAACATATTAAAAATTATTAACTGTATTGCTATTATATCTTTGAATTATTAACAATTAAAAAATAAATATAACAAATGTATTTTTATGGAATTAATATTTGAATGTATGTCTATAATTTTTAGTAGGTGATTTATATGGCAGTAAAAATAATTAGTGCAACGCACAATGGATTAGAAGGTTTTTTGATAAAAGTAGAGGTAGATATATCTAAAGGCTTACCGGTATTTAATATTGTGGGCCTTCCAGACACTTCAGTAAAAGAAGCAAAAGAAAGAGTTAGAGCCGCAATATTAAACTGTGGATTTGAATTTCCATTAGGTAGAATTACTATTAATCTGGCTCCGGCGGATGTGAGAAAAATTGGATCTCTTTTAGATTTACCAATCGCGATTGGTATACTAATGGAATCAAATCAGATTTGCAGAAAGAATTTAGAGGATTATATTATATTCGGAGAATTATCTCTATTTGGTGAGCTTAAAGGGGTAAAAGGTACTATACCTATAATAATTGAAGGAGCAAGGAAGGAAATTAGAAAATTTATCTTTCCTTATGAAAACTTAGAAGAAAGTTATTATTTTAAGAATGTTGAATATTACCCATTAAAAAGTTTAAAAGAAGTAGTCTCGCACATTACATATGAAGATATGCTTCCTTATGAGATGGATGAAGATGGGAAAGATGAAGAAATATTAGATTCGCCAGATTACGGAGATATTATAGGACAGTATTCTTCTAAAAGAGCATTAGAGATTGCGGCAGCTGGAAAACACAATATAATTCTTTATGGAGAGCCAGGATGTGGTAAAACAATGCTTGCTAAAGCATTAATTTCAATTTTACCATCTTTATCTCAAGAGGAATTAATAGAGATTGCCAAAATATATAGTGCATGTGGTCTTATGACAAGGATTTCTCGTCTTAACAGACCTTTTAGAGCGCCACATCATACAACTACAAGAATAGCATTAATTGGTGGAGGAAAAGAAATAAGGCCAGGGGAAATAACTCTTGCACATAATGGGGTGCTATTTTTAGATGAAATTTTGGAGTTTAAGAAGGATGTTCTTGAATCTCTAAGAGAACCTCTTGAAGAAAAAAATGTGAATATTAATAGGCTTAGTGGAAGTTATCAAATGCCTGCTGATTTTTTACTAATTGGAGCGTTTAATCCAGTAGAAAACAATGAGGATAAAGATTTTAATGATAGCAAATATTATTTGAATACTAAAATTACTAAATATTCTAAGAAATTTTCAAGTGCTTTGCTAGATAGGATTGATATATTAAATTACGTACCTAGACTCAATTATGATGAAATAGAAAACAAGAAAGATTCATACGATTCGAAAGCTATGAAAGAAAATGTACTTAGAGCTAGAGAAATACAAAAACTAAGATTTAAGAATACAGTTTATAAATATAATTCAGATATAAAAGGAAAGGATATCTTTGAAATTTGCAGGGTTAGTAAGAAATGTTCAGAGCTTCTAAAAAAATATTATAACACATCAAGTGTATCATTAAGAGGGTATGGAAAAGTAATAAAATTGGCAAGAACTATAGCAGATATAGACAATCAAAAGGATATTTTAGAGTTTCATATTCTAGAAGCTTTTAGTTATAGGAAAAATATTAATGGAGAAATTATATAGGTTTAGAAGGGA encodes the following:
- the rplS gene encoding 50S ribosomal protein L19 — translated: MNEIIRAIEAEQIRTDLPKFAIGDTIKVYVKIQEGNKERIQMFEGTVIKKQNGGLRETFTVRRVAYGTGVERTFPMNAPIIDKIEIARKGKVRRAKLYYLRDRVGKSAKVKELLTR
- a CDS encoding YifB family Mg chelatase-like AAA ATPase produces the protein MAVKIISATHNGLEGFLIKVEVDISKGLPVFNIVGLPDTSVKEAKERVRAAILNCGFEFPLGRITINLAPADVRKIGSLLDLPIAIGILMESNQICRKNLEDYIIFGELSLFGELKGVKGTIPIIIEGARKEIRKFIFPYENLEESYYFKNVEYYPLKSLKEVVSHITYEDMLPYEMDEDGKDEEILDSPDYGDIIGQYSSKRALEIAAAGKHNIILYGEPGCGKTMLAKALISILPSLSQEELIEIAKIYSACGLMTRISRLNRPFRAPHHTTTRIALIGGGKEIRPGEITLAHNGVLFLDEILEFKKDVLESLREPLEEKNVNINRLSGSYQMPADFLLIGAFNPVENNEDKDFNDSKYYLNTKITKYSKKFSSALLDRIDILNYVPRLNYDEIENKKDSYDSKAMKENVLRAREIQKLRFKNTVYKYNSDIKGKDIFEICRVSKKCSELLKKYYNTSSVSLRGYGKVIKLARTIADIDNQKDILEFHILEAFSYRKNINGEII
- the ftsY gene encoding signal recognition particle-docking protein FtsY, which codes for MFGNLFNKLKEGLAKTRDGLTDKINEALNLAVTIDEDLYEELEEILIMSDIGMDTTVDIIERLRGKIRKEKINDPQEVKPALKEVIRDILLEGTYEDDEKEKKVMLIIGVNGVGKTTSIGKLAAKNKQEGKKVLLAAADTFRAAAIDQLEVWSSRAEVDIVKHQEGSDPAAVVFDAIEASKARNVDLLICDTAGRLHNKKNLMNELEKINRIIDRELQGYRKETLLVLDATTGQNAVIQAKQFMEACPIDGIILTKLDGTAKGGVVLSIKQGLNIPVRYIGVGEGIDDLQKFDAEGFAEALI
- the trmD gene encoding tRNA (guanosine(37)-N1)-methyltransferase TrmD; its protein translation is MKISILTLFPEMFSIFDHSIIGRARENNIVDLETLNIRDYTLNKHKKVDDYPYGGGAGMVMAPQPIVDTIRDAKLSNKGKVVFLGPRGKTFNQEIAKELSKEEGLIFLCGHYEGIDERVYKHIDMEISLGDFVLTGGEMAAIPVIDCILRLIPGVLGKEESFMEESFYNGLLEYPQYTRPEEFEGDKVPEILLSGHHENIRKWRRLKSLEVTKKIRPDLYKKITLTKEDIKILKNKNNK
- a CDS encoding putative DNA-binding protein yields the protein MEDRVEISLLMDFYGPLLTEKQSEIMQWYYNDDLSLAEIAELNQTSRQAIHDLIKRCYKQLLSYERKLNLLQKSINRKKEIMNFLEHLKNKYSIDDEDIIKYKEKLENL
- a CDS encoding KH domain-containing protein is translated as MKELVEFMAKSLVDNPDAVTVNEVDGEQSIILELKVAPEDMGKIIGKQGRIAKAIRTVIKAAAVKQNKRVIVEII
- the rimM gene encoding ribosome maturation factor RimM (Essential for efficient processing of 16S rRNA); this encodes MGNLFKIGQIINTHGIKGEVKVYPLTEDVNKFKRLETVLVGGEEKKILGVKFQKDRVILKIEGIDSMNDAETYKQKYIEIPRENEPELPPDTYYVSDLKECTIYDINEKEIGRIFDVISTPNNDVYWIKEPKELLIPVLRDIVLDIDIKLKKIIIKPVGEWQDED
- the ffh gene encoding signal recognition particle protein, coding for MAFEGLGEKLQETFRKLKGKGKLTEKDIKEAMREVKLALLEADVNYKVVKQFISSVSSKCVGSEVLESLTPGQHVIKIVNEELTNLMGGTESKLNYSSSGLTVIMLVGLQGAGKTTMCGKLALNLRKNNKKPLLVACDIYRPAAIKQLEVVGKQIEIPVFSMGDKVSPVEIAKNAITHAKDNGNNVVIIDTAGRLHIDEELMQELKNIKDNVNPSEILLVVDAMTGQDAVNVAENFNNDLDLSGVILTKLDGDTRGGAALSIKTIIDKPIKYAGVGEKMNDFEVFHPDRMASRILGMGDVLSLIEKAQEAIDEKEAADLGKRMLNQEFNFEDYLMAMEQMKKLGPLNKIMEMIPGLNSKELQGVDFDKGTEALDKTKAIIQSMTLKERRNPSLILKSPSRKSRIAKGSGTNIQEVNKLMKGYEMMKKNMKQMKSFQKQAKKGGLFGKLPF
- a CDS encoding ribonuclease HII; the encoded protein is MIQFNEDIRSLSFAEIKEEIHKLSIVDLYRNGEHTKVINWLEEDKRKNVLSLKKKIEKDLESYLNEVKRVKTMYEFDKSFGSYRYIAGVDEVGRGPLAGPIVACSVILDLNVLEKDLILYINDSKKVKEHKREELSEIIKKKALSYQIAVSSNKEIDEKGIAFANNKVFLESCNALSIKPDLVLSDGYLIKNIGIENKSVIKGDTKSASIAAASIVAKVYRDRLMKEYAKKYPHYDFENNVGYGTSKHIEGLKKYGKSDIHRNSFLTKLL
- a CDS encoding YraN family protein; protein product: MKKINKDIGNFSEDLAKKYLEKNDYSILDCNFKNFLGEIDIICKKNNLLIIVEVKSRYNNNYGSPRESVNFSKQRSIIKVANSYINYKRLPNINVRFDVIEVYLNLESTNFKINHIKDAFRLN
- the ylqF gene encoding ribosome biogenesis GTPase YlqF; this encodes MAINWFPGHMKKTQREIKENLKLVDAVIEIRDARIPRSSANPDIEKLLEGKPRIILLNKSDLTDGKVTKEWINYLTKDDVKVLEVNCLKGDGLKNIKPTLLTLLKEKHDRLKAKGMVNITMRVMVVGIPNVGKSTFINKMARNNIAKTGDRPGVTKSKQWIKTGIGIEMLDTPGVLWPRFEDDETALNLAFTGAIKDEIMDIEELALKLVEKLQTNYEEKLKERYKLKEVFENPLDTLDAIGKKRGALISGGQIDYNRIAVILLDEFRGGKMGNITLERPIEENDTV
- the rpsP gene encoding 30S ribosomal protein S16; this translates as MAVKIRLRRMGAKKAPFYRIIVADSRAPRDGKFIDEIGYYNPLTEPVEVKINEEKANEWLSNGAQPTEVVKRLFNNAGLTK